The following coding sequences are from one Pseudomonas mendocina window:
- the pgi gene encoding glucose-6-phosphate isomerase yields the protein MAYYQQPHDVTTLPAWQALRQHRQAMAGFSMREAFAEDATRFQSFSLNSCGLLLDYSKNLINEDSLALLIQLAEQAGLPQSIHALYQGEQVNASEQRAALHTALRSPIGRRLVVDGADIIPEVHRVLHQLTELVSRVHSGLWRGYSEKPIKEVVNIGIGGSFLGPQLVSEALRPFTQRGVRCHYLANIDGSEFRELTARLDPETTLFIVSSKSFGTLETLKNTLAARDWYLAMGGPEEELHRHFIAVTSNRKAAIEFGIREENIFPMWDWVGGRYSLWSAIGLPIALAIGVSNFKELLAGAYAMDQHFTQAPLAQNMPVLMALLGIWYTNFWDSQSHAILPYDHYLRNFTKHLQQLDMESNGKSVRQDGSSLDIATGPVIWGGVGCNGQHAYHQLLHQGRLLVPADFIVPVNSYNPLSDHHQWLFANCLSQAQALMQGKSREEAEAELRAKGLPEAEVQRLAPHKVIPGNRPSNILVMNRIAPFTLGALVALYEHKVFVQSAIWGINAFDQWGVELGKEMGKEVYQRLTGQLDSSAADASTQGLIEHFRAHHRG from the coding sequence ATGGCCTACTACCAGCAGCCTCACGACGTCACCACCCTGCCCGCCTGGCAGGCCCTGCGCCAGCATCGCCAAGCGATGGCCGGATTCAGCATGCGCGAGGCTTTCGCAGAGGACGCTACCCGCTTCCAAAGCTTCTCCCTGAACAGCTGCGGCCTGCTGCTGGACTACTCGAAAAACCTGATCAACGAAGACAGTCTGGCATTGCTGATCCAACTGGCCGAGCAAGCCGGTCTGCCGCAGTCCATCCATGCGTTGTACCAGGGGGAACAGGTCAACGCCTCGGAGCAACGCGCCGCGCTGCACACCGCCCTGCGCAGCCCGATCGGCCGCCGCCTGGTGGTCGATGGCGCCGACATCATTCCCGAAGTGCACCGCGTGCTGCATCAACTGACCGAGCTGGTCAGCCGCGTGCACAGCGGCCTCTGGCGTGGCTACAGCGAAAAGCCGATCAAGGAAGTGGTCAACATCGGCATCGGTGGCTCCTTCCTCGGCCCGCAACTGGTGTCCGAAGCGCTGCGCCCGTTCACTCAACGCGGTGTGCGCTGTCACTACCTGGCCAATATCGACGGCAGCGAATTCCGTGAGCTGACTGCGCGACTGGATCCGGAAACCACTCTGTTCATTGTCTCCAGCAAGTCCTTCGGCACCCTGGAAACCCTGAAGAACACCCTGGCCGCACGCGACTGGTACCTGGCCATGGGCGGCCCGGAAGAGGAGCTGCACCGCCACTTCATTGCCGTGACCAGCAACCGCAAGGCGGCCATCGAGTTCGGCATCCGCGAAGAGAACATCTTCCCGATGTGGGACTGGGTCGGCGGACGCTACTCGCTGTGGTCTGCCATCGGCCTGCCCATCGCCCTGGCCATCGGGGTATCCAACTTCAAGGAACTGCTGGCCGGCGCCTACGCCATGGATCAGCACTTCACCCAGGCTCCGCTGGCCCAGAACATGCCGGTACTGATGGCCCTGCTGGGCATCTGGTACACCAATTTCTGGGATTCGCAGAGCCACGCGATCCTGCCTTACGACCATTACCTGCGTAACTTCACCAAGCACCTGCAACAGCTGGACATGGAGTCCAACGGCAAGAGTGTGCGCCAGGACGGCAGCTCGCTGGACATAGCCACCGGCCCGGTGATCTGGGGCGGCGTCGGCTGCAACGGCCAGCACGCCTACCACCAGTTGCTGCACCAGGGCCGCCTGCTGGTACCGGCGGACTTCATCGTCCCGGTCAACAGTTACAACCCACTCTCGGATCATCACCAGTGGCTGTTCGCCAATTGCCTGTCGCAGGCCCAGGCGCTGATGCAGGGCAAGAGCCGCGAGGAAGCCGAAGCCGAATTGCGTGCCAAAGGCCTGCCGGAAGCCGAAGTGCAGCGCCTGGCGCCGCACAAGGTCATCCCCGGCAACCGCCCGAGCAACATCCTGGTGATGAACCGTATCGCCCCCTTCACCCTCGGCGCGCTAGTGGCGCTGTATGAGCACAAGGTGTTCGTGCAGAGCGCCATCTGGGGCATCAATGCCTTTGACCAGTGGGGGGTGGAGCTGGGCAAGGAAATGGGCAAGGAGGTTTACCAACGCCTGACCGGCCAGCTCGACAGCAGCGCTGCAGATGCCTCGACGCAGGGGCTGATCGAACACTTCCGCGCCCACCATCGCGGCTGA
- a CDS encoding helix-turn-helix domain-containing protein codes for MRYELQSAGAEYGVMGHTLYLRAKGTRPSIHPQGQADFVHAGVTPARLLLHLRLESACQSLEAGEASLKRVAQRSGFVNVYNLRQAFARALGVTPGEYRQRFCR; via the coding sequence TTGCGCTACGAACTCCAGTCCGCTGGCGCTGAATACGGGGTGATGGGCCACACCCTGTACCTCCGTGCGAAAGGTACGCGCCCAAGCATCCACCCGCAGGGCCAGGCTGACTTCGTCCATGCCGGGGTGACACCGGCTCGGCTGCTGCTGCACCTGCGCCTGGAAAGCGCCTGTCAATCGCTGGAGGCGGGTGAGGCGTCGCTCAAGCGCGTGGCGCAGCGCAGTGGCTTCGTCAATGTGTACAACCTCAGGCAGGCCTTTGCGCGGGCGCTGGGTGTGACGCCTGGAGAGTATCGCCAGCGTTTCTGTCGTTGA